A segment of the Lolium perenne isolate Kyuss_39 chromosome 3, Kyuss_2.0, whole genome shotgun sequence genome:
TCGTATGCCTCCAATGGGAACACCGCCAAAGGATACCACTTCCGCTTGCGAGAGCCTTCCACCCAGGAAAACCCCTGTCCCCGGAAGCGAACTTGGAGAGAGACTGCGACGAGCACCCCCACCTGAGGTACCCGGCAGTTGCGGTGAAACGCTGCGACCTGCACCCACCTGTGTGGTACAAGGCAACAGCGGCGAAGAGCTGCGACGTGTACCCGCCTGTGGAGTACACGGCAGCTGCGGCGAAACGCTGCGACGTGCACCCTCCTGTGGAGTACACGGCAGCTGCGGTGAAACGCTGCGACGTGCACCAGCCTGTGTGGTACACGGCAACGGCGAAGCGCTGCGACGTGCTCCCGCCTGTGGGGTACACGGCAGCTGTGGCGAAGCGCTGCGACGTGCACCCGCCTGTGGGTTACACGGCCTGATTGGCGAAACGCTGTGACATGCACCCGCCTGTGGGGTACACGACATCTGCGGCGAAGCCAGACGGGATGGAGAGACAGCAGCCTCCTGGCGTGCGCTCTCCCCTCCCAAAAACATATTCTGGACCTCTGGTACATCTATCTTGCATGGCGAAGAGGCCCCAGACTGAAGAACATATCCATCACCGTTCCCTCTTGGTGATCTAATCGGCGACAATGGAGTGAGACCCATGTTAAAATTATATGCCTGCACGCTCCCTGGCTTAGGAGGCGTTACCGCAACGGTGAGGAACTCTTGAGGCTTAACACAACAATCATGTATTTTAGCAGGTGCCGAAAAAGACAACGGTGATGGTAGACCCCATGGGCGTACGCACAGGGTGGGCCGGGTGGGCCGTGGCCCACCCCAAATTCTGCAGAAAAATTTGACTGCCACTAATCTAAGCCAGTGACTACATTCCTGGGAGCGACGAACGAGTTGGGCCAGCGAGGTGACGATGCGTAGCACGCTTCGCATACGTACGTACACGTGAAGCACGCAGCACTGCAGCAGACCACCTCGACTTTCCGTGCGCGCGCATGCTGCAGTTGTAGCATTGTCGCTAGCGCCCATCTATGCATCCATGCATCCATGATGCGAATCAATCGGCACAAACTAACTATAGATAGGTAGCTTGCTTTTATTAAAAAAAGGTAAAGCAAATTAGCATGTAATCAAACTACAGAAGTTATAAAAAATCCGTATACACTAAAACCTAAATTATAACTGAGTGAAAAACCACCATCACATGTAAAGCGCGGAGAAAGTGCTCGAACCTTCGCAAAGATCGTGGCCTCTCGTTCTGATTTTCTCTTAggttcttcatcatttccagtcaTACACGTGGAGGAGGCGGCCGGCGGGGTGAGCGTTCGCTTCTCATCTCGACTCTCAACAGAATGAGGAAAAGCAAAATAAAGTTTGTGTCTAGAATGGATTGTTGATGATTTTTGTGTTAAAATACCACCTCTTGACTTTGGTGTCGGTGTCTAAAActaatgatttttttttttccAGATAAACACATGCGGTCAAAGTTTATCTAAAAAAACACATGCTATTTGTTTGGTCTCTATTAAATCAATGTGTTATGCTTCCTTAGCAAAACCAATTCCATGACTTCTtattgccaaaaaaaatccatcaatACTTTTCAATTTATTTGGTAGATTGTCATCTAGAAAGTATTTGTCACAAGATTAAAAAAAGATGAGTTGATTGAATTCTAAAAAGACGCGGTGGAATTTTATCAATACTATTGCAACTTCCTCCTTACAATTTTTTTATTTGTCAAGTTTCTGAAACGAAGGGAATATTTATTTGGCAATTTTTTTTCATAAGGCCTAGTGCAAAAAAATTTGGAGTGTGCCCACCCTTCAATCTTTTTCTGCGTCCGCCACTGGTAGACCCTCATCATCCAGCTCAGACCTCTCCCAAACATGTATTGGGGATAAGTAGGGATTTGAAGTTTGGAGTAGATTATTCCCGCTAATTCCCgctaaaactctagtaccaaacaagcctTTAAATGGTAGCATGTTATACTGTGTACTAATGTATACAATTCCAATCTCACGGTACTATTATCAAAGGAATAACAGTTTGTATATTGCCGCACTCCTGCAAAGCAGATGGCCGCAGTCGCGCGGCTCTGTGTTCAGTACAACCCGAAGATCCGGCCAGACATGAGCGTCGTCGTCGAGGCTCTGACGCCGCTGGTGAGGCCTCTCGCAAGCACCTCAAGCAATCTTTCCAGCGCTGCTGGAGCATCTGGAGTGTGAGACGTCGCCTTCTCTATCAGTGAAATAGCACGGGATGTGGTTTTGTGGCCGGGACACGAAATCTACAATTGAAACATCATGTAAGCTTATCGCGTCTACTTGGACTGTATATTTAACATGGTCTCAAACAGCCTAATCTCATAATTACTCCTCAGAAGAGTAGACCAGATCTACCTTTCACCATACAACCAAATATGGAGTAACTgttctcaaatggaaaaactgtaACGAAGCACGTGCGCTCCTCGCACGCGTATCTGCATCGTCGGTTTCAGCTGGAGATCGGTGCTCCTGTCCGACGCATGCAAGTGGATTAGCAGGCTCCCATCTACTTTCCCTCTTTCCCCTCAAGATTTTGGCTGCATATAGGCCGGTTAGGTGCATGTGAGTACCAAGTACATATGTCCAAAATATTTCTGTTGCCACTCTCCCTCAGATACAAAGTCAGAACACACATTCTCTCTCATACACGGTACACAGGACACTCTCCTTCACTCTCTCTGCACAAAAATTTCTTCGGTGTAGACAGAATCTTATCTCTCTCCTTCACTCTATATCTTCTCTGTCCACAAATCCCTTGAGAGAGAAACTCTCTCTACTCTCTCTCTCTTAACGTTCTCAAAAACTGTCGGAGTCTGACCAAAATCTTCTCTCTCTCCTTCATTCTCTCAAAAAAGAAGCAGGccactctctcctctctctcaaaAGATGCATGCAGATTCTTCTCTCTCATGGCatctccagcggcccgacgcaaacgaacgctgagcgaccgttttcatccgccgtgaccggaaatgcgtctgggccctgctccagcggggcgacgcaaagtgaccgggccgtccgtggagacgcaatatgcgccaggtttgcgtctccacggacgcTCCGCGGTTGCGTCGAGCGTTCTCCATTTCTTACCCAGTCCCGCAagtcagggacagcgaaatcgaccgcttccatttgcttctttttccccttctttgctgccctagtgcgacgccaccaccccaaccccaccgGCCGCCGTCCCGCGGCAGTGCCGCAGTACTCGCCATCGGCTCCGTTgtcgccgcgcgggagagcaggatcgtACTCGGGGTTGGCTCCGGCGCGTACCTGCCAGCTGTTTTGGGGCCAAACGTTGCCGGTTGTGCCGaccttccgcgccgcccacgacctattcggtcaattgcgccggtaggtttcttCTCCTGTTTTCAAcaggctcatgcaaggcaaagctccccgggtgagctacGAGATCAATGAAAATGAATACGACAAgtcatattatcttgctgatggcatctaccctaactgggccacactggtgaagactgtacgtaatccaaactccgagtAGACGacgaggtttgccaagatgcaagaggcttgcaggaaagatgtggagcgcggatttggtgtgctccaagctcagtgggcaattgtccgtcacccggcaagaacatagtcgctgaagaccatgcatgaggtgatgacatgctgcgtgatcaagcacatcatgatcattgataacgagcgtcctgatggccgcaatgagaaccactgggaatttcaaggtgagctggttgcgccactTCCTGGAGCTTTATCTTGGGAGGACTATCTACATATGAATGTAGAAATCACTGACGAGAACGTCTACAAACAGCTGTAGACGGATCTGATTAAGCATCAGTGGACATTGGCTGGGcatgaagatcatgcctagaggaatactatcttattttcatgtagacttttcaaaatttgaatgtaataactatgactgTCAGTTTACTGTAGCTAATCTGCTAATGGAGGGGTGTACACTGTGAGTGCGCAACGCGCACCTGCTCCAAAAATCCGGCCTCATTCTATTGGGAAAAACTTGGATAGAGCAGGTGCGCTCTGCGCACATTCACATTTTTTGACTTTTTCTTTTTTATCTCTCGTAAATTGTATAATTTTTCGATTTGCAGAGGAACAATCAGTTCCATCCCATGAAAGATATAAAAATTCATACAAGCCAGTGAATTGCTCTGTAGTTTGGCAGTAAAGATGGTACTTCGGATACCTAATTAAGCATGCGAATCTTAATTAGTCTCTTTTAGCAGACTAAGGAGGGCTACACTAATTACCACTGTGACCAATTTTACTGATTATGTAACGGCTTCTAGTGAAGGAGATCAGAGCAGAAGGCACACAATAGTGTATCCAAGGTAATGATTCAAACGGGATGGACATGGGATGACCGTTTCCACCTGATTTTGCCCGTCGGGACTAGACAGGATAATCCGGAGATCACCTGGCTGGACGTGCGGGGTGAACGGTCACTATCGGGAGACTGCAGTCCATACGTACTATATGAGGATCAGGAGACTGACGAGAATATGTACTGCTGCAGTGCTGCTTCAGCTATAAAAGCGGGCGGGCCACCGGTAGTGATTGGCCTCACAGCCGGGATAAGTGGTTATTCTGTTTTAGCCCGGTACGGGACAAACGAGTTCAGCAAATGGGATATGCAGGATTAGGGAAGTGGGATGGGAGGACACCGGATAGGCGGCATGCCCATCCCACTTGAAATCCTAATCCAAGGTCATGATGGCAAGTTTTATGGTAAGAGGAGCTTTGCCATTTGGAGGTAGTTGCCGAGATCCTAACATACAGACATGGCGGTGAACTTGGCGCTCACAATCGGAAATTCTTGCTATATTTTTCTTTTTGAGGAGGAGCAGCAGTCGCTCTGCTTTTTTGCATTACACGAGGGGAAAAAGACAGTTAGTCACAGGGGGGGATGGACGCAAACAAAtccagaaaaaaaaaacagacgTAACGCGTGAAACACTGCAGGCTCACTCTTCTCTTGGCCAAGTCATGACATATTTAGAACTATATACTGTATGACCCTTGACCTAGCCGACCTGACTGTCTAATTTTGAGGCTTCACGGCACAAAATCAACAGGAGGATTCCACCACAAACTACAGGAAAGAAGGGCAAACATATGAGCACCAAGAGGGGATGCGGATGTCTCTGCAAAAACGTTCCCAGGACAAGGTCGGTGGCCAACACGAGCATTAGGGTGATCACAAAGCCCTGCGAGGATACAGAGTAGAGGCGTGAAAACTGAAAACCATGGACAATTTGATGCATGTGGCTGGATAAAATATTGCTGAGGTACGCAAGTATATTCTCGACGTACGTACCTGGGTGAACATCTTGCAGGACGCACAATTGTCATGGGGAGGTGGTCTTGTCGCCGACGTCGATGACGGTCGTGGTTCTTGTTTCTCCAGCGGCAGCGGGTAACCAACGACGGGCGGGCGCTTCCTGCCACCCCCGTCGTCGATCAGCGGGTAGCCGAGGGCTACGTCCCCATTGTCGCGCTCCTCCATGGCGCGAACGCGAACGATGATGTCCTCGGCCGCGCAGGTTCGTGTGGCGGTTGGAGGCAGGCGTATATATGGAGTACGCTGAGGTGATCATCAATCTACTAGGCAGGGAAACACATAGCCCTAAAAAATTACAGTTTTCCTAAGAAACAGCCAGCTGTTTTGCAATTGGTGCACAGCCACTTTTCTAACCGTCCGATGTCCTCGTGAATCTCAGCGCCAGCTCGATCTCTTTTCTCTTCTGTTCTCTGTTGACGCCTCATGGGTTAGTTCTAGTAGTgtctcttttcctttttcttatttCATTTCATTTACCACGGCTCTGTTTCGTGTTGTTCTTGCGGAGGTGGAACTTGGAAGCATGGCGGAGAAGCCTGAGGCGACACCACATCCCGCTCGCCCGGCGTCGGAGTGGGTGGTGGCTGTGGGGAGGCCGCATCCTGCTCGGCCGGCGTCAGAGGGGGACGGAACTTCTCGAGATGGGCACTGGGCAGAGCCCCGACGGACGCCGCCGGCGGCGCTAACAACGATGGGGGGAGCTGAGCTCGCGGCCTTCTCCGTCCAATGGGGAAGAGGTCGGCGATTCGGGAGCGCGGGCGGAATgtgcgccgccggcgagatgggtaATCTTCTGCCCTCCTTCCTCTGTCTTCACTGTCTCTGATTTGGGTGATGTGTTAGGTGTGTAGCCCTTGAGTTTGTGCGAGATTTGTATTCTCTGTGCCTTTTCCAGCCTTTTTGCGATTGTTTGGAGCCACATCAGATGTTGTTGATGGCTTGTTTGTGGAGGTATCGCTGCGTATGTGTGTTGTAGTGCTCGATTTTTTGGGCGTTAGGTAATTCGTCATGCATCTGTTTAACTGTTTTGTGTTCTGAAGCATGCTCAGTTGGTGATGTTGATTTGTAGTTGGAGGTAGCTAGCCAGATTTGCGTGTTAGGTTAAACATCTAGGTTCAGATGCGGCTTAACTAGGACGATGTTGGAACACACATGTTCGGAGAATATTCTGGAACGTTTGTGAATCACTTTCTGATTACTACGCTGTACATGTTGTGTTTTGGAGCTATATGCTTCCTCTTGTACTGATAGGAGGAAATCGACAAGATAAACTAAGATCTCCACTTCCTGCTTGTATTTTACATTCTTGTTCTCTACTATTTTGTCTGCCCTTGTAATAACTTAGCAGAAAATCCTCTAAGCATCGCCAAAAGCATCATCCGTACAGATCGTACACACAAATCAGAACAGCACACACACCTAAATGTAGTGGATTGTGAAATATACATGGCACATGGGAAAGAGTCTAAGAAACCAGAGAACTGCATCAACTGATTTATCCAATACTAGCACTATGTTGGTATGGGGTTGAGATTGAGGAGCTACCATTGAACTCGGATGGTCATCGGATAGATACAGTTGCATCTCTGCATGACCAGCAGGAGCTGGGTGTAGAACGCTCTTTTCAGTAAGTGAATTGCTGCAATGATGTCAAGCATATTAACTACATGAACTGCTATCAAGTATACACCCTTGATTCACTCATCGTGGAGCATGTCACACGCTACGAAACTTGTCATATATCTGCTTTTGGTAAAATTTTCTTGAGTTACTTAATCACCTTGGAAATCTTCAGAGAATGGGATTTTAGAAGCCATGACTTAAGAGGTGTGTATTTTGTTATTACAGAAATATAAACAGCAGGCCATGCTTTATTATTACCACGGTGAAATGACTAGTAATGCCATAGTTGGAACATATCTATTTTCAAACCACAATGTTGTACAAATAAAAGGAGATCACCAATAATGCTAAAATTGTTTAACACGGTCATGTAAGAACAATCGTCAAACTGTTCAGCAAGGTTTCAAGTAGCTATTTGAATTAGTATGTCCATATATCAAACTATATGAGGACTGCGATGGTACCTTGGTATTTACACAAGTAACATTGAATCAAGTGTGGCTGCAACATTTGCCTCTCCCAGGTCATGTTGAAACCTTGTTCTGCTATCTATGGTTCAGTTTCCATGTCTTTAGTTTACAACTCGAGTTTCAGTTATCTCAGTGTCGTAAGTCATTATTTCTTTATTGTTATCCGCAGTCTCTTTCTTTTAGTATTCTCCTTTTCTGTATCTTATTTCTCAGTTTTTCTGAGTGTTATTATCTTATTTGTCCTGTCAACCTTCTGTGAGTGTTAAGTATTTTATAGTTAGTTTATTCAATCTGTCAGTATCTTAGTTTTTCATTATATTTCTTAAGTTGACGCCGTAGATAATATAAAGCCAATATGCGAAGTGGTCAAAGTAGGAGTCGCAGGTACTATTTAGTTTTTCATTATATTTCTTAAGTTAACATTTTTTCCTCTCACTTATTTATGTTTCTTTCTTCAGTCACTCGGAATCTTAGTGCCGCATTTTATCTCTTAAGTTCACAGTTATTTCTTAATGTATATCATTAGCTGCTCATTTCTTCAATTCTTCAATGTTTAAGTTTCTCAGTATACTTATGAGCTCAGTTTTTGGTATTTTGTTCAATGTTTCAGTTCACAGTTATTTCTTAAGCATCAGTTTACATTTCCTGAGATTTTCAACTTCCTGGTCCATCTTATTAGCTCATTTTTTCAATGTCTAAGTCTCTGTTCCTTCAGTATATGTCATCCCATGTTCTATCTCTTTTGTTGTTCGTTTTTCTCATGTTTTCAGTCATTCTTCAGTCTAAGCTCGTATTTAGTTCATGCATCTTCAGTTTCTCTTAATCTCGTTTCTCTTTTCTTCAGTCTTTCTTGTTCTTCGAGTATACCGTTGTTCTTTCAGTGACTTATTTTCATTCTCTCCAGTTTTTCAGTTTAGTTTAGCTATATATATATTCATTTTCACGATTTCAGTCTGCATTCTCAGTCATGTTCTTCCATTTTACAGTTtagtttagctatattctttttcaCAATTCAGTTTGCATTCTCAGTCATGTTCTTCTTTTTTACAGTTTAGTTTGCATTTCTTCAGTTTTCACCACTTCTTTGTCCTGTCTAGTTTATATTTCATTTTCTCAATTATTTCGTATACCAGTCACTCATTTTAATATTTTTGTTCTCATATACTACAGTTTTTGTTCATTTTCTCAATTCTTTATTTATATCTCTTAGTCTTTCAGTTTGCATTTCTTCATTTTTACACTCATTAATATTTCtttgtttctctttctttcttagtCTCTCAGTTGTACTCTAGTTTGTCAGTCTTACATGGCCTTTAATATTGGTCTTCATTTCTCACTTTCAGATTAATTACATTAGTCTGATATCCAAATGTTCGATTGTGAGATGTTTTCTATTGGAGCTTGACTACTTCTTCCTTAGCACACTTTTGCTCTGAATAGTAGATAGCCACCATAGTTTCCTGATGAAAACGAACTTCAGCTCAATATCTGCATTTTTCTTTTGCATGATTATCAACTTTACGATGCCACACTCGGTGAAGTGTGTGAGTGTCTTGACAAATAGCCTTATTGGAAGTGTGTTATCATACAATTTCTGTATGCATTAAAAGGAGGCTAATGTTTTTTTAGAATATTGTGTAACTACACAACTTTGACAAGGGAACTTATATGCAGGGTCTTTTTTGTTGTTTGACCAATTCAATGGTGGCCACCTTGGACATGTCACTCACAATTCCACCAAAGAATGGTTGCCCACATGGTCATCCACTACCGACATTGGTTTTCTCCAGGTAACAATTCCTCGCATCTCGCATTAGCTTATTGCGGGTTTGTGGAAAAATATAGTTCCGCCACTCTTAATGCACTAATTCAACTTGTCTTTCTTGCCTGCTCAATAAAGTGCATGTCTTGTTTCGATATCACTCGTAGTTCCTCTTTCTTGTTGTTTTCGGTGAGGTCAATGTTGTGTTACGATCATTTTCTTCACTCCTTACCATAGCTCATTTTCTCTGTCATTTTCTTCTTTGCTATTAATCTTGGGCTATATGTCATGTTCGATATTGATCTCGGTCTTCGGTCCTTATCGGCAGTCCCTCTTTCTTCGCAGTTCGTATACCAATTTTGCATTCTCATACTAGTTTATTTTCATCATTCTCATTTTCGTCAATCATTCTTCATATTTTTTGTTTTCCAGATTTTTCATTTCTGTACCACAACAAAGAATGTTCTACAAACGAACATGTCTTTGATTTTGTACTGTGAGATACGCCACATGCCTTTTGGAAGTCTAATAATATATTACTTAAATATTAGGTTGTGTCTTGTTAAAAGCCAAATACTTTAGCTCAAGTCCAAGTTTACCGAGGCCTGATTTCCTTATCTCTCGAATTTCACAGGCTATCGGTTAGGCACAATGAACTTCTTTGCGAGTCTTTTCACCACGCGGGGGTATGCCGACTGCTCCATGCCAAGTCTCCCGCTCTGTTGTGGACAGTGGTGCAGCTCACGACGAAGATGagtggcggcggcgacggcggaccACGGAGCGCTGCACCGCCCTTGAGGTTCGTACCACTTGTCGAGACGATGCGATCGCAGGCGCGATCCTGTTGCGGCCGGGTCCACCCGTGATGCTGCGGGTGTATCATGTTCTTCTAGCCACAAACAAACATTCAATTGACTCCGTATATACATGTATGCTAGTACCTAGCTATCTACCATTATACCTACCCTCATCGTATATACATACATACAGAGAGTAAGAAGGCTTCAAAAGCAGTTGTACAAATACAGCGAGTATCTCATTTGACAGTTGTGAAGAGAGTGGTTATTTGCGAGTTGGTGCAGGGAGCCTTTTTGCTACATCCTGTTGTAACTCAAGCTTAGACTCAAAACCGAGCCGTTGGACTCAATGTTGGGCTGAGGGAAAGGAAACGGAAAATGTGTGTGTCCGGTGTAAATGAAAACAGACAACTATTTCTCATTTCTTTTGGTTTTTGAGTCATATAGCTGTCAACTCCTTATTGGTTTAAAAATGTGTCTGTTTCTGAATTAAGAAACAGCTAGCTGTCCAATAGCTACTCCCAAAAATTATTTGACCGAGATTAACTCGTAAGGCCCCGTTTGGACTTTGGAACACCCGTACTATTATCCGCTAAAAGAGCTACTCCTACCACAATCCAGAAAAAAAACGTTTGGAAGCCCACTATTGGGTAGgtaaggaaaagaaaagaaaaaacaggCTATTGGACAAATATATGAAATACGTATGTGGAGTTCCATTTGTACCCCTGGCAAACTCGAACTTTCGTAAAAATGGTCTCTATTCATATGTATGAAATACATATATGAAATACGTATGTGGAGTTCCCTAGAATTTCATGTGATTCAGTAAACAGAATATAGATTCCATGATTGCTAGATCGATCCGTAGGGATTGATGAAGAATGAGCTGATAATTACATGCAGGATCATCATTAGAACCATCATACTTGCTGACCATCGATGAACTGATCGGATTAACCAACCAAAGTTGGCCTCAGTCATTATGTATTGAACCGAGGAAAAAGCCTCTGTAACGGTTGGTCGGTAGTAAAAAGTCATAGCAAAACCAGTAGCGACTTGTACTAGAAAACAAGTAAGTGTAATTCCCCCTAAACAATAAAATATGTTGACATGGGGAGGAACATATTTACTAGTTATATCATCTGCAATTGCCTGAATCTCAAGCCGTTCCTCAAACCAATCATATACTTTATTGAGATAGGTAACTAACCCAATCAGTCTAAGCTCGTATTTAGTTCATGCATCTTCAGTTTCTCTTAATCTCGTTTCTCTTTTCTTCAGTCTTTCTTGTTCTTCGAGTATACCGTTGTTCTTTCAGTGACTTATTTTCATTCTCTCCAGCTTTTTCGGTTTAGTTTAGCTATATATATATTCATTTTCACGATTTCACCTGCATTCTCGAGTCATGTTCTTCCATTTTACAGTTtagtttagctatattctttttcaCAATTTCGGTTTGCATTCTCGGTCATGTTCTTCTTTTTTACAGTTTAGTTTGCATTTCTTCGATTTTCACCACTTCTTTGTCTGTCTAGTTTATATTTCATTTTCTCAATTATTTCGTATACCAGTCACTCATTTTAATATTTTTGTTCTCATATACTACAGTTTTTGTTCATTTTCTCAATTCTTTATTTATATCTCTTAGTCTTTCAGTTTGCATTTCTTCATTTTTACACTCATTAATATTTCtttgtttctctttctttcttagtCTCTCGATTGTACTCTAGTTTGTCAGTCTTACATGGCCTTTAATATTGGTCTTCATTTCTCACTTTCGATTAATTACATTAGTCCGATATCCAAATGTTCGATTGTGAGATGTTTTCTATTGGAGCTTGACTACTTCTTCCTTAGCACACTTTTGCTCTGAATAGTAGACAGCCACCATAGTTTCTGATGAAAACGAACTTCAGCTCAATATCTGCATTTTTCTTTTGCATGATTATCAACTTTACGATGCCACACTCAGCTGAAGTGTGTGAGCTGGTCTTGACAAATAGCCTTATTGGAAGTGTGTTATCATACAATTTCAGGTATGCATTAAAAGGAGGCTAATGTTTTTTTAGAATATTGTGTAACTACACGCTTTGACAAGGGAACTTATATGCAGGGGTCTTTTACGTTGTTTGACCAATTCAATGGTGGCCACCTTGGACATGTCACTCACAATTCCACCAGCAATGGTTGCCCACATGGTCATCCACGGCTGACATTGGTTTTCTCCAGGTAACAATTCCTCGCATCTCGCATTAGCTTATTGCGGGTTTGTGGAAAAATATAGTTCCTAGGCCACTCTTAATGCACTAATTCAACTTGTCTTTCTTGCTCTGTTCAATAAAGTGCATGTCTTGTTTAGATATCAATCGTAGTTCATCTTTCTTGTTGTTTTCAGTGAGGTCAATGTTTGTGTTCGATCATTTTCTTCACTCCTTACCATAGCTCATTTTCTCCGTCATTTTCTTCTTTGCTATTAATCTTGGGCTATATGTCATGTTCGATATTGATCTCGGTCTTCGGTCCTTATCAGCGCAGTCCCTCTTTCTTCGGTAGTTCGTATACCAATTTTGCATTCTCATACTAGTTTATTTTCAGTCATTCTCATTTTCGTCAATCATTCTTCATATTTTTTGTTTTCCAGATTTTTCATTTCTGTACCACAACAAAGAATGTTCTACAAACGAACATGTCTTTGATTTTGTACTGTGAGATACGCCACATGCCTTTTGGAAGTCTAATAATATATTACTTAAATATTAGGTTGTGTCTTGTTAAAAGCCAAATACTTTAGCTCAAGTCCAAGTTTACCGAGGCCTGATTTCCTTATCTCTGAATTTCCACGAGGCTATCGGTTAGGCACAATGAACTTGCTGCGAGTCTTTTCACCACGCGGGGGTATGCCGACCTGCTCCATGCCAAGTCTCCCGCTCTGTTGTGGACAGAGTGGTGCAGCTCACGACGAAGATGAGTGGCGATCGGCGACGGCAGACCACGAGCGCTGCACCGCCCTTGAGGTTCGTACTCACTGTCGACAGCCGCAGCGCGATCCTGTTGCAGCCGGGTCCACCCGTGATGCTCGGGTGTATCATGTTCTTCTAGCCACAAACAAACATTCAATTGACTCCGTATATACATGTATGCTAGTACCTAGCTATCTACCATTATACCTACCCtactgtatatacatacatacgaGAGAGTAAGAAGGCTTCAAAAGCAGTTGTACAaatacaaatgagtatctcatttGACAGTTGTGAAGAGAGTGGTTATTTGCGAGTTGGTGCAGGGAGCCTTTTTGCTACATCTGTTGTAACTCAAGCTTAGACTCAAAACCGAGCCGTTGGACTCAATGTTGGGCTGAGGGAAAGGAAACGGAAAATGTGTGTGTCCGGTGTAAATGAAAACAGACAACTATTTCTCATTTCTTTTGGTTTTTGAGTCATATAGCTGTCAACTCCTTATTGGTTTAAAAATGTGTCTGTTTCTGAATTAAGAAACAGCTAGCTGTCCAATAGCTACTCCCAAAAATTATTTGACCGAGATTAACTCGTAAGGCCCCGTTTGGACTTTGGAACACCCGTACTATTATCCGCTAAAAGAGCTACTCCTACCACAATCCAGAAAAAAAACGTTTGGAAGCCC
Coding sequences within it:
- the LOC127345079 gene encoding uncharacterized protein isoform X1, whose protein sequence is MAEKPEATPHPARPASEWVVAVGRPHPARPASEGDGTSRDGHWAEPRRTPPAALTTMGGAELAAFSVQWGRGRRFGSAGGMCAAGEMAEVCELVLTNSLIGSVLSYNFRGLLRCLTNSMVATLDMSLTIPPAMVAHMVIHG
- the LOC127345079 gene encoding uncharacterized protein isoform X2; the protein is MAEKPEATPHPARPASEWVVAVGRPHPARPASEGDGTSRDGHWAEPRRTPPAALTTMGGAELAAFSVQWGRGRRFGSAGGMCAAGEMAEVCELVLTNSLIGSVLSYNFRGLFCCLTNSMVATLDMSLTIPPAMVAHMVIHG